The Streptomyces sp. NBC_01197 genome window below encodes:
- a CDS encoding outer membrane protein assembly factor BamB family protein: protein MTVVTVLALSIGSWQTYDYLTRFHEQMSGPHGDFPTALGSTAPERPGRVLPSGADAPVAVVGGLVLHEQDDGITANSVRTNRTYWHYGREKTALKSESVVSGAVVLWYDDGLAVSVDLRSGKPRWHTRVAGKAREDSGDRVWRGGGTVIINQQGRLTGLSARSGKQLWSIAPPKGCKRWYDRPPVELSGAEAFDAIDCSGPARDALYGVDPASGRTRWHMQDQTLGYGRLGDHTLVSLTARGSLVTVDVSGARPRAHSAFLSPHLGLRGISDGMVILSSGDDTSFTARQVSTDSSSKALWTVKADKGRTLGIPRTADDRVYIPQYQPQMEEKRQKAHRSAQLLVLDARTGHELHRTELPASLYGNPDDVDVSTMAVLEAGYGVARVGLSGFLASPEDQVTLAE from the coding sequence GTGACTGTCGTGACAGTGCTGGCCCTCTCGATCGGCAGTTGGCAGACGTACGACTACCTCACCCGCTTCCATGAGCAGATGAGCGGCCCACACGGTGACTTTCCCACCGCTCTCGGCTCCACCGCACCGGAGCGGCCGGGCCGCGTGCTGCCGAGTGGCGCCGACGCTCCTGTGGCGGTCGTCGGCGGACTGGTTCTGCACGAGCAGGACGACGGCATCACGGCGAACAGCGTCCGTACCAACCGGACTTACTGGCATTACGGGCGCGAGAAGACGGCGCTGAAATCGGAGTCCGTCGTCAGCGGCGCCGTCGTTCTCTGGTACGACGACGGACTCGCGGTCTCGGTGGACCTGCGCAGCGGGAAGCCCCGCTGGCACACGAGAGTGGCAGGGAAGGCACGGGAGGACTCCGGAGACCGTGTCTGGCGGGGCGGGGGCACCGTGATCATCAACCAGCAGGGCCGGTTGACCGGCCTGTCCGCTCGCAGCGGAAAGCAGCTCTGGTCCATCGCTCCGCCCAAGGGATGCAAGCGATGGTACGACCGGCCGCCTGTGGAACTGTCGGGTGCCGAGGCGTTCGATGCCATCGACTGCTCCGGGCCGGCGAGGGACGCGCTGTACGGAGTGGACCCGGCCAGCGGCCGGACCCGCTGGCACATGCAGGACCAGACCCTGGGCTACGGACGTCTCGGCGATCACACGCTGGTCTCCCTGACAGCGCGCGGTTCGCTGGTCACGGTGGACGTCTCGGGGGCGCGGCCCCGGGCTCACTCGGCCTTCCTCTCACCCCACTTGGGTCTGCGCGGCATAAGTGATGGCATGGTCATTCTCAGCTCCGGCGACGACACCTCATTCACCGCACGGCAGGTGAGCACCGACAGCAGCAGCAAGGCTCTCTGGACCGTGAAGGCGGACAAGGGGCGCACACTGGGGATTCCCCGGACCGCCGACGACCGCGTGTACATACCGCAGTACCAGCCACAGATGGAGGAGAAGCGGCAGAAGGCTCACCGCTCGGCGCAACTGCTCGTACTGGACGCGCGGACCGGTCACGAGCTGCACCGGACCGAGCTGCCCGCCTCCCTCTACGGGAACCCTGACGATGTCGACGTGAGCACGATGGCAGTCCTCGAAGCGGGGTACGGCGTGGCAAGGGTCGGCTTGAGCGGCTTCCTGGCCTCCCCCGAAGACCAGGTGACTCTGGCCGAATAG
- the gatC gene encoding Asp-tRNA(Asn)/Glu-tRNA(Gln) amidotransferase subunit GatC, producing the protein MPGITREEVAHLARLARLELKDEELDHFAGQLDDILGAVARVSEVADQDVPPTSHPLPLTNVMRADEVRPSFTPEQALSGAPAQEQRRFKVPQILGED; encoded by the coding sequence ATGCCTGGCATCACGCGCGAGGAGGTCGCCCACCTCGCACGGCTGGCACGTCTGGAGCTGAAGGACGAAGAGCTCGACCACTTCGCCGGACAGCTCGACGACATTCTCGGCGCGGTCGCCCGCGTATCCGAGGTTGCCGACCAAGACGTACCGCCGACCTCCCACCCGCTGCCGCTGACGAATGTCATGCGCGCGGACGAGGTCCGTCCGTCGTTCACCCCGGAGCAGGCCCTCTCCGGCGCCCCAGCCCAGGAGCAGCGGCGTTTCAAGGTGCCGCAGATCCTGGGGGAGGACTAA
- a CDS encoding methionine synthase — translation MSENSKFSWGPATGIGSMPGGDARKSAKTVTGSFEDFPFLPELPARGPGADMLGRTLGMLVEMYAHVEPSGWRVSDRPGRDTRRARSWLGEDLDALEEFTQGYEGPLKVQAVGPWTLAAGLELRGGEAALGDPGACRDLAASLAEGLRGHLADVRRRVPGAQVVLQLDEPSLVSVLRGQIRTASGYRTHRAVDRQVIEGTLRDVMAVGDGPAIVHSCAPGVPFALLRRAGAAGVSFDFSLLTERDEEAVGEAVEGGTRLFAGVVPGTDAALSDPAGSVMGVRTLWRRLGLNPGTLAESLVLTPACGLAGASPGYARTALAHCARAARSLADNPE, via the coding sequence GTGAGCGAGAACAGCAAGTTCAGTTGGGGTCCTGCCACCGGGATCGGGTCCATGCCGGGCGGCGACGCGCGGAAGAGTGCGAAAACCGTCACCGGGTCCTTCGAGGACTTCCCCTTTCTTCCGGAGCTGCCGGCGCGCGGGCCCGGCGCCGACATGCTCGGACGCACCCTCGGGATGCTCGTCGAGATGTACGCGCATGTGGAGCCCAGCGGCTGGCGGGTGAGCGACCGGCCCGGACGTGATACCCGGCGTGCACGTTCCTGGCTCGGCGAGGACCTTGACGCGCTGGAGGAGTTCACCCAGGGGTACGAGGGGCCGCTCAAGGTCCAGGCGGTCGGCCCCTGGACGCTGGCCGCCGGGCTCGAACTGCGGGGCGGTGAGGCCGCGCTCGGGGACCCCGGGGCCTGCCGTGACCTCGCGGCTTCGCTCGCCGAGGGACTGCGAGGCCACCTCGCCGATGTGCGGCGGCGGGTGCCCGGCGCACAGGTCGTGCTCCAGCTCGACGAGCCCTCACTCGTCTCCGTACTGCGCGGACAGATCAGGACCGCCAGCGGCTACCGGACACACCGGGCCGTGGACAGGCAGGTGATCGAAGGCACGCTGCGGGACGTGATGGCGGTCGGCGACGGACCTGCGATCGTGCACTCCTGTGCGCCCGGCGTGCCGTTCGCCCTGCTGCGGCGGGCCGGTGCGGCAGGTGTCTCGTTCGATTTCAGCCTCCTCACCGAGCGTGATGAGGAGGCCGTCGGCGAGGCTGTGGAGGGCGGTACCCGGCTCTTCGCCGGTGTGGTGCCCGGCACCGACGCCGCATTGTCGGACCCTGCCGGTAGCGTCATGGGTGTCAGGACGCTGTGGCGCAGGCTGGGGCTGAATCCGGGGACTCTCGCCGAGTCGCTGGTGCTCACCCCGGCGTGCGGGCTCGCGGGCGCTTCACCCGGGTATGCCCGCACGGCGCTCGCCCACTGCGCCCGCGCGGCGAGGTCACTCGCTGACAACCCTGAGTAG
- the gatA gene encoding Asp-tRNA(Asn)/Glu-tRNA(Gln) amidotransferase subunit GatA, with the protein MTDINIIKLTAAEIAGKIASGELTAVEVTEAHLARIAAVDEKVNAFLHVDREGALAQARAVDAKRANGEKLGPLAGVPLALKDIFTTEGVPTTVGSKILEGWLPPYDATVTKRLKAADVVILGKTNMDEFAMGSSTENSAYGPTGNPWDLSRIPGGSGGGSSAALAAYEAPLAIGTDTGGSIRQPAAVTGTVGVKPTYGGVSRYGMVAFSSSLDQGGPCARTVLDAALLHEAIAGHDPLDSTSIDAPVPPVVEAARNGSVAGLRVGVVKQFRGEGYQAGVIQRFDESVELLRGLGAEIVELDCPSFDLALSAYYLIAPSECSSNLARFDAMRYGLRVGDDGTKSAEDVTALSREAGFGDEVKRRIILGTYALSSGYYDAYYGSAQKVRTLITRDFETAFGQVDVIVSPTTPTTAFPIGERADDPMAMYLADLCTIPTNLAGNSAMSLPCGLAPEDGLPVGLQIIAPAMKDDRLYKVGAAVEAAFVERWGHPLLEEAPSL; encoded by the coding sequence ATGACGGACATCAACATCATCAAGCTCACCGCCGCCGAGATCGCCGGGAAGATCGCTTCCGGCGAGCTCACGGCCGTCGAGGTCACCGAGGCGCATCTGGCCCGGATCGCGGCCGTCGATGAGAAGGTCAACGCCTTCCTGCACGTCGACCGTGAGGGCGCGCTCGCGCAGGCCCGCGCGGTCGACGCCAAGCGCGCGAACGGTGAGAAGCTCGGACCGCTGGCCGGTGTACCCCTGGCGCTGAAGGACATCTTCACCACCGAGGGCGTCCCGACCACCGTCGGCTCCAAGATCCTCGAAGGCTGGCTCCCGCCGTACGACGCGACCGTCACCAAGCGCCTCAAGGCCGCCGACGTCGTCATCCTCGGCAAGACCAACATGGACGAGTTCGCCATGGGGTCCTCGACCGAGAACAGCGCGTACGGGCCCACCGGCAACCCCTGGGACCTCTCCCGGATCCCCGGCGGCTCCGGCGGCGGCTCGTCCGCCGCGCTGGCGGCGTACGAGGCCCCTCTGGCCATCGGTACGGATACCGGCGGCTCCATCCGCCAGCCCGCCGCCGTCACCGGCACCGTCGGCGTCAAGCCGACCTACGGCGGGGTGTCCCGCTACGGCATGGTGGCGTTCTCGTCCTCCCTCGACCAGGGCGGCCCCTGCGCCCGTACGGTCCTGGACGCGGCCCTTCTGCACGAGGCCATCGCCGGGCACGACCCGCTGGACTCGACCTCCATCGACGCCCCGGTCCCGCCGGTCGTCGAGGCCGCCCGCAACGGCTCGGTCGCCGGGCTGCGCGTCGGTGTCGTCAAGCAGTTCCGCGGCGAGGGCTATCAGGCCGGTGTCATCCAGCGCTTCGACGAGTCGGTCGAGCTCCTCAGGGGGCTCGGCGCCGAGATCGTGGAACTGGACTGCCCCTCCTTCGACCTGGCGCTCTCCGCGTACTACCTGATCGCCCCCTCGGAGTGCAGCTCCAACCTGGCCCGCTTCGACGCCATGCGGTACGGCCTGCGGGTCGGCGACGACGGCACGAAGTCGGCCGAGGACGTCACCGCCCTCTCCCGCGAGGCCGGTTTCGGCGACGAGGTCAAGCGCCGCATCATCCTCGGTACGTACGCGCTCAGCTCCGGCTACTACGACGCGTACTACGGCAGCGCCCAGAAGGTCCGCACGCTCATCACGCGGGACTTCGAGACGGCATTCGGGCAGGTTGACGTCATCGTCTCGCCGACCACGCCCACCACCGCCTTCCCGATCGGTGAGCGCGCCGACGACCCGATGGCGATGTACCTGGCCGACCTGTGCACCATTCCGACCAACCTGGCCGGAAACTCCGCCATGTCGCTGCCCTGCGGTCTGGCCCCGGAGGACGGACTGCCGGTCGGCCTGCAGATCATCGCCCCCGCCATGAAGGACGACCGGCTGTACAAGGTCGGAGCTGCCGTCGAGGCCGCCTTCGTGGAAAGGTGGGGACACCCGCTGCTTGAGGAGGCTCCGTCGTTGTGA
- the gatB gene encoding Asp-tRNA(Asn)/Glu-tRNA(Gln) amidotransferase subunit GatB, producing the protein MTVTELASYEEALATYDPVMGLEVHVELGTRTKMFCGCSTELGAEPNSQTCPTCLGLPGSLPVVNAIGVESAIKIGLALNCEIAEWCRFARKNYFYPDMPKNFQTSQYDEPIAFDGYLDVQLEDGETFRVQIERAHMEEDTGKSLHVGGATGRIHGASHSLLDYNRAGIPLIEIVTKPIEGAGERAPEVAKAYVAELRELIKALGVSEARMEMGQMRCDVNLSLRLHGVEKLGTRSETKNVNSLRSVERAARYEIQRHAAVLSSGGSIVQETRHFHEEDGSTTAGRIKDNAEDYRYFPEPDLVPVAPARDWVEELRSALPELPRVRRNRLREEWGVTEFDMQSILNAGALGPILATIDAGAPSDQARKWWMGELARNANETGRDLAALPITPEQVARVAELVAAGDLNDKLARQVIDGVLAGEGGPDEVVEKRGLKVVSDDGALGAAVDEAIAGNAAIADKIRSGKVAAAGALVGAVMKATRGQADAARVRELILEKLGAEG; encoded by the coding sequence GTGACCGTCACTGAACTCGCGTCGTACGAGGAAGCTCTCGCGACGTACGACCCCGTCATGGGCCTGGAGGTCCATGTCGAGCTCGGCACCAGGACCAAGATGTTCTGCGGCTGCTCCACCGAGCTGGGTGCCGAGCCCAACTCGCAGACCTGCCCCACCTGTCTGGGCCTGCCCGGCTCGCTGCCCGTCGTCAACGCGATCGGCGTCGAGTCGGCCATCAAGATCGGTCTCGCGCTGAACTGCGAGATCGCCGAGTGGTGCCGCTTCGCCCGGAAGAACTACTTCTATCCGGACATGCCGAAGAACTTCCAGACCTCGCAGTACGACGAGCCGATCGCCTTCGACGGCTATCTGGACGTCCAGCTGGAGGACGGCGAGACCTTCCGGGTGCAGATCGAGCGCGCCCACATGGAGGAGGACACCGGCAAGTCGCTGCATGTCGGCGGCGCCACCGGCCGTATCCACGGCGCGTCGCACTCGCTGCTCGACTACAACCGCGCCGGCATTCCGCTCATCGAGATCGTCACCAAGCCGATCGAGGGAGCAGGCGAGCGTGCCCCCGAGGTCGCCAAGGCGTACGTCGCCGAGCTGCGCGAGCTGATCAAGGCGCTGGGCGTCTCCGAGGCCCGGATGGAGATGGGCCAGATGCGCTGCGACGTCAACCTGTCGCTGCGCCTGCACGGTGTCGAGAAGCTCGGCACGCGCTCCGAGACGAAGAACGTCAACTCGCTGCGTTCGGTCGAACGTGCCGCGCGTTACGAGATCCAGCGGCACGCCGCGGTGCTCAGCTCCGGCGGCTCGATCGTGCAGGAGACCCGGCACTTCCACGAGGAGGACGGCTCCACCACGGCCGGCCGCATCAAGGACAACGCCGAGGACTACCGGTACTTCCCGGAGCCCGACCTGGTCCCCGTAGCGCCCGCCCGCGACTGGGTCGAGGAGCTGCGGAGCGCGCTGCCCGAGCTGCCGCGCGTACGCCGCAACCGGCTGCGCGAGGAGTGGGGCGTCACCGAGTTCGACATGCAGTCGATCCTCAACGCCGGTGCGCTCGGCCCGATTCTGGCCACGATCGACGCGGGAGCCCCGTCCGACCAGGCCCGCAAGTGGTGGATGGGCGAGCTGGCCCGGAATGCCAATGAGACCGGCCGTGACCTCGCCGCACTGCCCATCACGCCGGAGCAGGTCGCACGGGTGGCGGAGCTCGTCGCGGCGGGCGACCTCAACGACAAGCTGGCCCGCCAGGTCATCGACGGCGTGCTCGCCGGTGAGGGCGGCCCTGACGAGGTCGTCGAGAAGCGCGGTCTGAAGGTCGTCTCCGACGACGGCGCGCTCGGCGCCGCCGTGGACGAGGCCATCGCTGGCAACGCGGCGATCGCGGACAAGATCCGCAGCGGCAAGGTGGCCGCCGCCGGTGCACTCGTCGGCGCGGTCATGAAGGCGACACGGGGACAGGCGGACGCGGCGCGCGTCCGCGAGCTGATCCTGGAGAAGCTCGGCGCCGAAGGCTGA
- a CDS encoding putative bifunctional diguanylate cyclase/phosphodiesterase: MKPTESADPESRGRGFAQFAHSVARLPAFPFVVGLAAVVLVTGLLGAVRDGRALFPDGTVGWALAVLTGIIVGHLVALGRDRWWGGTGSGAALTLAVLLLYGWLPAALVSLAVVVLVGTARSRRWRQGLLHGAADILGLGAAALILAAFGETPTVEHPWQPLHWGIGSAAEIVLAAAVYLLVARMLLWSAAAPPRRGLPTVARTALVRQGLVGVALLGIAPLICVVAVSLPLLLPLFAVPLIALDSTLWIARARAEEQLRDPLTGLPNRQWLLERTWAALAEAENGGFRSSLVLIDLDRFRSVNDTLGHLAGDRLLLQIAERLRFALPRGAEVARLGGDEFAVLLPAADSATSVMRIARHLVAELGSPLDLDGLTLVLEASAGVSVFPDHALDAEGLLQRADVAMYQAKRDRTGVEVYESKRDSNTPDRLGLLGDLRRALDAGDVELHYQPKVRFDGQVAGLEALVRWVHPERGRVPPDEFIAIAESSGLMPHLTEYVLETALAQVAKWRLQGLKVPVAVNVSPRDVHTPGFAGAVAARLARHGVPPGALQLEITEHVLLEDPQRAADTLAGLTAHGVKMSLDDFGTGYSSLVHLRRLPVSELKIDRSFVARLAVDNEDAEIVRCTVDLAHSLGLIVVAEGVEDDETWERLRDLGCDAVQGWLVAAAMPPHEATAWLLARGSRGWQRPAELAAAAAAEKEKLPSGQVVLHSRPGPQQEQRP, translated from the coding sequence ATGAAACCGACCGAGAGCGCCGATCCGGAGTCGCGGGGGCGCGGGTTCGCGCAGTTCGCTCACTCCGTGGCGAGGCTGCCCGCCTTCCCGTTCGTCGTGGGACTGGCCGCAGTCGTCCTGGTGACCGGATTGTTAGGTGCCGTGAGGGACGGCCGCGCACTGTTCCCCGACGGCACGGTGGGCTGGGCGCTCGCCGTCCTCACCGGCATCATCGTGGGCCATCTGGTCGCGCTCGGCCGCGACCGCTGGTGGGGCGGTACCGGCTCCGGTGCTGCTCTCACCCTCGCCGTCCTGCTGCTGTACGGCTGGCTTCCCGCGGCGCTGGTCAGCCTGGCCGTCGTCGTCCTCGTGGGGACTGCCCGCAGCCGCCGCTGGCGGCAGGGGCTGCTGCACGGTGCGGCCGACATCCTGGGACTCGGCGCCGCCGCCCTCATCCTCGCCGCGTTCGGCGAGACTCCGACGGTCGAGCACCCCTGGCAGCCACTCCACTGGGGGATCGGTTCCGCGGCGGAGATCGTGCTGGCGGCCGCCGTTTATCTGCTCGTCGCGCGGATGCTGCTCTGGTCCGCAGCGGCACCGCCCAGGCGCGGGCTGCCGACGGTCGCCCGTACGGCACTGGTCAGGCAAGGGCTCGTCGGCGTCGCGCTGCTCGGGATCGCCCCGCTGATCTGCGTGGTCGCGGTGTCCCTGCCGCTGCTGCTGCCGCTCTTCGCGGTGCCGCTGATCGCTCTGGACTCCACACTGTGGATCGCCAGGGCCCGCGCGGAGGAGCAGCTGCGCGACCCGCTGACCGGACTGCCCAACCGCCAGTGGCTGCTGGAGCGGACCTGGGCCGCGCTGGCGGAGGCGGAGAACGGCGGATTCAGATCGTCCCTGGTGCTGATCGACCTCGACCGGTTCCGCTCGGTCAATGACACGCTCGGGCATCTCGCGGGCGACCGGCTGCTGTTGCAGATAGCGGAACGACTGCGGTTCGCACTGCCGCGCGGCGCCGAGGTCGCCCGCCTCGGTGGCGACGAGTTCGCCGTACTGCTCCCGGCGGCCGACTCGGCGACGAGCGTGATGCGCATCGCGCGCCACCTGGTGGCCGAACTGGGCTCCCCGCTCGACCTCGACGGACTGACGCTGGTGCTGGAGGCGAGCGCCGGCGTCTCGGTCTTCCCCGACCACGCGCTGGACGCCGAGGGGCTGCTCCAGCGCGCCGATGTGGCGATGTACCAGGCCAAGCGGGACCGCACGGGTGTGGAGGTGTACGAGTCCAAGCGGGACTCCAACACCCCCGACCGGCTCGGGCTGCTCGGCGATCTGAGGCGCGCTCTCGACGCGGGCGATGTGGAGCTGCACTACCAGCCGAAGGTCCGGTTCGACGGACAGGTGGCGGGTCTTGAGGCGCTGGTCCGCTGGGTGCACCCGGAGCGCGGCAGGGTCCCCCCGGACGAGTTCATCGCCATCGCCGAGTCGTCCGGGCTGATGCCGCATCTCACCGAGTACGTCCTGGAAACGGCCCTGGCCCAGGTCGCCAAGTGGCGCCTCCAGGGCCTGAAGGTCCCGGTGGCGGTCAACGTCTCGCCGCGAGATGTGCACACCCCCGGCTTTGCCGGCGCGGTGGCGGCCCGGCTGGCCAGGCACGGGGTGCCGCCGGGCGCCCTCCAGCTGGAGATAACCGAGCACGTCCTGCTGGAGGACCCGCAGCGGGCCGCCGACACCCTCGCCGGGCTGACCGCACACGGCGTGAAGATGTCGCTGGACGACTTCGGCACGGGGTACTCGTCACTGGTCCACCTTCGGCGGCTGCCGGTGAGCGAGCTGAAGATCGACCGGTCGTTCGTGGCCCGGCTCGCGGTGGACAACGAGGACGCCGAGATCGTCCGCTGCACGGTCGACCTGGCCCACTCGCTCGGCCTGATCGTCGTGGCCGAGGGCGTCGAGGACGACGAGACCTGGGAGCGGCTCCGCGATCTGGGCTGCGACGCGGTACAGGGCTGGCTGGTGGCGGCGGCGATGCCGCCGCACGAGGCGACGGCGTGGCTGCTGGCCCGGGGCTCCCGGGGATGGCAGCGGCCGGCGGAGCTCGCGGCTGCGGCCGCGGCGGAGAAGGAGAAGCTGCCGTCCGGGCAGGTGGTGCTGCACAGCCGGCCGGGGCCGCAGCAGGAGCAGCGTCCGTAA
- the ligA gene encoding NAD-dependent DNA ligase LigA, with translation MAVEQQGAVPAEARENHAQLAEQIEEHRFRYYVRDQPVVSDAEFDTQLRALEALEEQYPELRTPDSPTQKVAGAYETEFTSVQHRDRMQSLDNAFDDEELAAWAERVAREVGSPGYHFLCELKVDGLAVNLTYEQGRLVRAATRGDGRTGEDITPNVLTIADIPHRLRGERIPELVEIRGEVYFPMDAFEGLNARLVEAGDKPFANPRNAAAGSLRQKDPKITATRPLHMVVHGIGAREGFDIDCLSHAYELLHEWGLPTAKHNKVVDDLAGAREFIAYFGENRHSVEHEIDGVVIKLDEIPLQGRLGSTSRAPRWAIAWKYAPEEVNTKLVNIRVGVGRTGRVTPYAQVEPVTVAGSEVEFATLHNQDVVKAKGVLIGDTVVLRKAGDVIPEILGPVVDLRDGSEREFVMPAECPECGTALRAMKEADIDLRCPNARSCPAQLRERLFYLAGRKSLDIENFGYVAAAALTQPLEPAEPPLKDESDLFDLTIDQLLPIKAYVLDQDSGLPKRDPKTGEEKIATVFANQQGEPRKNALAMLENIAAAKERPLARMITGLSIRHVGPVAAEALAREFRSVERIEQATEEELAAVEGVGPTIAASLKQWFEEDWHREILRKWRAAGVRMEDEAGVDEGPRPLDGLTVVVTGTLEHHTRDGAKEALQSLGAKVTGSVSKKTAFVVVGDSPGSKYDKAMQLKVPVLNEEGFAVLLEQGPDAAREAAVPVEE, from the coding sequence GTGGCTGTCGAACAGCAAGGTGCGGTGCCTGCGGAGGCACGGGAGAACCACGCCCAGCTGGCCGAGCAGATCGAGGAGCACCGCTTCCGGTACTACGTGAGGGACCAGCCCGTCGTCAGCGACGCTGAGTTCGACACGCAGCTGCGTGCTCTGGAGGCCCTGGAGGAGCAGTACCCGGAGCTTCGGACTCCGGACTCACCCACCCAGAAGGTCGCCGGGGCGTACGAGACGGAGTTCACCTCCGTGCAGCACCGCGACCGGATGCAGTCGCTGGACAACGCCTTCGACGACGAGGAGCTGGCCGCCTGGGCCGAGCGTGTGGCACGCGAGGTCGGCTCGCCGGGCTACCACTTCCTGTGTGAACTCAAGGTGGACGGTCTCGCCGTCAACCTGACGTACGAGCAGGGCAGGCTGGTCCGCGCCGCGACCCGCGGTGACGGCCGCACCGGCGAGGACATCACCCCCAACGTCCTGACGATCGCCGACATCCCGCACCGGCTGCGCGGGGAGCGGATTCCGGAGCTCGTGGAGATCCGGGGCGAGGTGTACTTCCCCATGGACGCCTTCGAAGGGCTCAACGCACGGCTGGTGGAGGCCGGTGACAAACCCTTTGCCAATCCGCGCAACGCGGCGGCCGGTTCGCTGCGCCAGAAGGATCCGAAGATCACCGCGACCCGCCCGCTGCACATGGTCGTCCACGGCATCGGTGCCCGCGAGGGCTTCGACATCGACTGCCTGTCCCATGCGTACGAGCTGTTGCACGAATGGGGCCTGCCCACCGCCAAGCACAACAAAGTGGTCGACGACCTCGCGGGTGCCAGGGAGTTCATTGCGTACTTCGGCGAGAACCGGCACTCCGTGGAGCACGAGATCGACGGAGTCGTCATCAAGCTCGACGAGATCCCGCTCCAGGGGCGCCTCGGCTCCACCTCACGGGCACCGCGCTGGGCCATCGCCTGGAAGTACGCACCGGAGGAGGTCAACACCAAGCTGGTCAACATCCGGGTCGGCGTGGGGCGTACGGGCAGGGTCACGCCGTACGCACAGGTCGAGCCGGTCACCGTGGCCGGCTCCGAGGTCGAGTTCGCGACGCTGCACAACCAGGACGTGGTGAAGGCCAAGGGTGTGCTCATCGGCGACACTGTGGTGCTGCGCAAGGCCGGCGATGTCATCCCGGAGATCCTGGGCCCGGTCGTGGACCTGAGGGACGGCAGCGAGCGCGAGTTCGTGATGCCTGCCGAATGCCCCGAGTGCGGTACGGCTCTGCGGGCCATGAAGGAGGCGGACATCGACCTCCGCTGCCCCAACGCCCGCTCCTGCCCGGCCCAGTTGCGTGAGCGGCTCTTCTACCTCGCCGGCCGGAAGTCCCTGGACATCGAGAACTTTGGCTATGTCGCCGCGGCCGCACTGACCCAGCCACTGGAACCGGCCGAGCCACCGCTGAAGGACGAGAGCGATCTCTTCGACCTCACCATCGACCAGTTGCTGCCGATCAAGGCGTACGTCCTCGACCAGGACAGCGGCCTCCCCAAGAGGGACCCGAAGACGGGCGAGGAGAAGATCGCCACGGTCTTCGCCAACCAGCAGGGCGAGCCGAGGAAGAACGCGCTGGCCATGCTGGAGAACATCGCGGCCGCGAAGGAGCGCCCGCTCGCCCGGATGATCACCGGCCTTTCGATCCGTCATGTCGGCCCGGTGGCAGCGGAGGCGCTCGCACGTGAGTTCCGTTCCGTCGAGCGGATCGAGCAGGCCACGGAGGAGGAGCTGGCCGCCGTGGAGGGTGTCGGCCCGACCATTGCGGCCTCGCTCAAGCAGTGGTTCGAAGAGGACTGGCACCGCGAGATCCTCCGCAAGTGGCGGGCGGCCGGAGTCCGTATGGAGGACGAGGCCGGTGTGGACGAGGGTCCGCGGCCGCTGGACGGGCTGACCGTGGTCGTCACGGGGACTCTGGAGCACCACACACGGGATGGCGCGAAAGAAGCCCTGCAGAGCCTCGGCGCGAAGGTGACCGGCTCCGTTTCCAAGAAGACGGCGTTCGTGGTGGTCGGCGACAGCCCCGGCTCGAAGTACGACAAGGCGATGCAGCTGAAGGTTCCCGTCCTGAACGAGGAGGGCTTCGCCGTGCTCCTCGAACAGGGCCCTGACGCGGCCAGGGAGGCAGCGGTGCCGGTGGAGGAGTAG
- a CDS encoding SDR family oxidoreductase produces the protein MGPMATHVITGAGSGIGAAVARRLHERGDHLVIVARDTGRAKELAGRFPGSETLVADLANPDRISWALGKQTMPEQVDSLLHIAGIVDLSPIAELRPPTWHQQLNTNLIAPAELTRLLLPQLRTVRGQVVFVNSGAGLNAHAEWGAYAAAKHGLKALADALRQEEHANGVRVTSVYPGRTASPMQAKIHSQEGKEYRPEGLIDPESVAMTILTALDLPRDAEINDVTVRPGR, from the coding sequence ATGGGGCCCATGGCTACACATGTGATCACTGGTGCTGGTTCCGGCATCGGGGCGGCCGTCGCGCGCCGCCTTCATGAGCGCGGCGACCACCTCGTCATCGTGGCGCGCGACACGGGGCGCGCCAAGGAGCTCGCGGGACGCTTCCCCGGCTCGGAGACACTCGTCGCCGACCTGGCGAATCCCGACCGCATCTCCTGGGCGCTCGGCAAGCAGACGATGCCGGAACAGGTCGACTCGCTGCTGCACATCGCGGGCATCGTAGACCTCTCTCCCATCGCGGAACTGCGTCCCCCGACGTGGCACCAGCAGCTCAACACCAACCTCATCGCTCCGGCCGAGCTGACCCGGCTGCTGCTGCCGCAGCTGCGGACCGTCCGCGGCCAGGTCGTCTTCGTCAACTCCGGCGCCGGCCTCAACGCCCATGCCGAGTGGGGCGCTTACGCCGCCGCCAAGCACGGTCTGAAGGCCCTGGCCGACGCCCTGCGCCAGGAGGAGCACGCGAACGGTGTCCGGGTCACATCCGTTTACCCGGGCCGCACAGCGAGCCCAATGCAGGCCAAGATCCACTCGCAGGAGGGCAAGGAGTACCGGCCGGAAGGCCTGATCGACCCCGAGTCGGTCGCCATGACCATCCTGACGGCCCTGGACCTCCCGCGCGACGCCGAGATCAATGACGTGACGGTCCGGCCGGGGCGCTGA